The Onychomys torridus chromosome 23, mOncTor1.1, whole genome shotgun sequence genome segment CGGGAAGCGCAGGAAACACGGGGGGCTCCCCTGATCCCCTGATCCGGCCTTCATCGCGGCCGCTGCAGATGGCCTGCCTGGGCGCGCGGGAAGGCCGGGAGCCGAGACTGGAGCGTGGCGGAGCAGGCGCGGGGACCCGTGGAACTCCGGTGCCCTCCGGTGTCCGCTCGCCTCCTTCCCCTCGACCCGATCTGCAGCCCTGCAGCGCGGCGATTCCCGGGCCCAGAGCCCAGAGCTCAGAGCTCAGGGGGCAGTCCTTCCTGTTTGCTAGTGCAGCGAGGGGCCCTGCAGCCTAGTCTGCCCGCGGCCTGGCTTCCTGCTCCCGGGAGcctctcttcccagccccctcccacagcctgggcctcttccccctcctccctcccacctccagccgCCAGGTCCCAACTGCCGGCCAGGCTTGGGCCTGAGTGGCAGAGGCGCCTGCAGCTGCCAATCCCAAAAATATTCTCTGATGACACAGCTGGAGGACAAGGGCCCAGACTGGCTCCTCCAGGCTAAGTATAGAGCAGGCGGGACCACCTGCCCTCGGCccagagccccagccccaggTCTTCCCTCCCACGTTGGCCTTAACAGCTGCTGTGGTTGAAAGTAGCCCCAGAAAGTCTGAGGGGGTTGGTGCATTCTGTCTTCCTGACAAATGACACTTTTAGGAACTCATGACTGGCCAACCTTAGCACCCAGTCACCTGTGGTACCTGATGCCGactcttggtgtgtgtgtatgtgtgtgtgtgtgtgtgtgtgtgtgtgtgtgtgtgtgtgtttgagggatGGGTTGTATGCTTGCATGAATGGGTCAGGTCACCTGGGGTGAACACCCTCCACAGCCCCTTCCCCCACATTCTTGGCGGGAGTGGGAGATAAGGCTCAGGGCCACAGACATCTGCGTCAGAGATAGGAGGTCTCAATGCCATGGGCAGGGGCAACTGGGACTGTAGGCCGTGGGAAGGACTGGGGGAGACTGGGTTGAGGAGGTTAGAAGAAGGCAGGCAGTGGGATGGGAAGGGGACAGTGGGGAGGTCCTGGACAGAAGGGGCACAGGAGAGGGTGTGGGTTCCCTGTAGTCAGGGCCAAGTGAACTATGGTGATCCAGCCATCCCTCTTGCTCCTTCTGCTGTTGACCCTACAGGATGGGGACAGCTGCCAGGGGCCAGAACTGGTGCGGGAGCTTGTCCTGGCCAAGGTGAAGGCCCTGATCCTGGATGCCTTGGGCCCCCCAGCCATggctggggaaggtgggagtCCCGAAATAAGGCGGCTGCCTCGAAGACACGCCCTTGGGGGCTTCATGCACAGGACCTCTGAACCAGAGGAGGAGGATGTCTCCCAGGTCATCCTTTTTCCAGCCACAGGTAATGAAGTTGGGGATTGAAAGGTCACCTTTGAAAAGTAGTagcatgccgggcggtggtggcacacgcctttagtcccagcactcgggaggcagaggcgggcagatctttgtgagttcgaggccagcctggtctgcagttcgagatccaggaaaggcgcaaagctggacagagaaaccctttctcaaaaaacaaaaacaaaacaagacaaaaaagaaaagtagcagGTACCTGTCTCATGGGCTTGGGAGCCGGGCAGATCTGGATGTGAATGGCAGCCCCACTACTCAGCTGGCTTTTCAGCAGTGGGACAGTCCCTCAGCCTCCTTGGTCATCACAAATAGGTGGTAGCCTCTACTCGGGCTGGAGTCATCCTGTGGGCCTCACACAACTGGAATATTAGGGAAGCTAAGGCTCTGTGGAGACAGAGCTCAGgctcctgtcacacacacacacacacacacacacacacacacacacacacacaccctgtttcATTAGCTCTAGGCAGTTGGGACTTGAGAGGGTGCAGCCGAATGCTTAGCTGTGTTCCCAGGAGTCTCTTTGTCGTTCCTGTATGTTTCCCATATCCCAGTGACTGGAAGAGGAAAGCCCTGCTCCCTCTGGGCTCCCTTCTCACCTGGCCCACTCTTCATCCCCTCGCTTCCCTCCCTTTGGTCCCTGGGAAAAGTATGGATTTCAGACCAAGTGGAATCCCAGCCTGGCCACTTAATAGCTGTCAGCCACTTCGTGTCTCTGGCCTCAGTGTCTTGTCTGAAAATTGGGTCAACTGTGAGAATTTATGACAAGAGCGGCTGTGTACTAGTGTGGCCCCGACTGCTGGTCTTTGGACGACAGTTGGCCCATAATGTTTACTGTAGTCTGTGTGTATTTTGGGACGGGATGCCAGCTGCATTTCCCTGGGAAGGCTTGACCTCTATTCTCTTCTCCTGTGCATTCCATCCTTTGTCTTTTCACTTTCTCATGCTCTTCTTCTTGACTGATGATGCAGATGCATGtaagtgtgtggaggccagaagttggcaCTGAACGTCTTCCTCGGTCACTTTGTGCCTAGGTGTTTGAGACAGTCTGTCACAGAGCCAGGAGCTCACCGGtgagactgactggccagcattCTCCAAGTGTCTCTTCCTCCTTAGTGCTAAAAGAGATTACAGGGGTGCATCCAGCATtctaggtgggtgctggggattgagcttCGGTCTTAATGCTCAAGcaacaagcattttaccaaatGAGCTGTCTCCCTGCCCTGCAACCTGGTCTTAAAAACACAGTTATTTTAGGGAATTTATCGTATGAAGTTTCTGACATGCTGAGATATATCAAAAGCAACATAACGCAGGTCCATAAACACAATAGCCAAGATAATCACTCTGTGAATCTGATGAACACTAACATAAGCCTTACCAGTGTCCCTGAGTAGAGAGCCTGAAATGGATCTCTTATATTAATTGGTAAAACTGCTTAGAAGAGAGATGGCCAATGTCTCGTTTTGATGGTGGATTGAAAATCAGGGAGACTCCAGAGAGTGCCTGGGTCTAGGCACTCAGCAGTGTTTGAGCCATAATCAGCACTGAGGGATATCCTCCACGTTCTTCTCATGGAAGTGGAGGTGGTTCTGGTGCTACAGATCAAGGTtgccctctctttccccttctgtcCCCTGCAGGTGCCACCTGCGAGGACCAGCCAGCTGCTGGAGGGCTTGCCCAGGAGGCTGAAGAAGGTCTCTTCACTTACGTATTCCGGCCATCCCAACACACACGCAGCCACCAGGTGACTTCAGCCCAGCTGTGGTTCCACACGGGGCTAGACAGGAAGAACACAGTGGCCTCCAATAGTTCTAGGCCCCTTCTAGACCTGCTGGTGCTATCATCTGGAGGGCCCACGGCTGTGCCTGTGACCTTGGGACAGGGCCCTGCTCGCTGGGCTGTACTGCACCTGGAGGCCTCCGCTCTCCCTCTGCTGACCCACCCCATCCTGGTATTGCTGCTTAGATGCCCACTCTGTTCCTGCTCAGCCCGGCCCGAGACCACGCCTTTCCTGGTGGCCCACACTAGGGCTAGACCACCCAGTGCGGGGGAGAGGGCCCGCCGTTCGACCCCCTCGATGCCCTGGCCTTGGTCTCCTGCCGCTTTGCGCCTGCTGCAGAGGCCTCCAGAGGAACCAGCTGCGCATGCCCACTGCCATCGCGCTGCGCTCAACATCTCCTTCCAGGAGCTGGGCTGGGACCGCTGGATTGTGCACCCCCCTAGTTTCATCTTCCATTACTGCCATGGTAGCTGTGGGGTGCCCGCATCTGACCTGCCCCTGCCGCCGGTCCCTGGCGTTCCCCCTACCCCTGCTCAGCCCCTGTTTTTGGTGCCGGGGGCCAAGCCCTGCTGTGCCGCTCTACCAGGGAGCATGAGGTCCCTTCGTGTCCGAACCACCTCAGATGGAGGTTACTCTTTCAAGTATGAGATGGTACCCAACCTGATTACACAACACTGTGCTTGTATCTGAAAGCGTCTTGTTTCCTCATCCCACAGCCAATGACCACCGTCATCAGTCAGGAGGAAAGTTACACTTTTTTGTCTGAGGGCACCATTCCCTATTCCCTCCTGATCCTGAGGATAACAATAAATAAAGACGAGTGTGTGACTTAGCATGCATTCTCAGCTTTCTTTGATACGGCGTTGGCGaagtctggggtcagagagaatGGCATTATGGGATTTCAGATTACTCAGCTACGTTTGGCTTTGAGATCTATCATCTAAGAGGTAAAATTAGGTGTGAATTTGTTGGGAAGCTGCCAAATGTCCCAAGGCTCTTTGGACACCCACTCTAGGGACAAACTGTCCCCTTTCAAGATGAACTTCACATGTCACACAGTCTGCCGGTCTTGCCACCGCTAAAAGAAACTGTTAGTCTAATAGTGGCTTCACCCAAGGCTGTCATAGCCCCCACTGCATGCAGCTGTTCTCTGCTCTAGCTCATTGGTGTATAACTCAAGGTCAAGGGATTCATAGCTAGGCAGAGATTGTGGCCTTTGCCACACCACTCAGACAATTGTCCAGAGAAGATCAGATCGTGATGCCTCTTGGGAGCTTAGGTGGGTAGAAAGgagcaaatatatgagccaacaGCGTCAAAGAGGAACTCTCAAGGAGAGAAGCAGTATTATATTGAAGTCTGATGTCCAGAATGAAGTTCCAAGAATTGCAATTGGCTGAGGGTCACGGGGATTGCTAAGAATCTGTTTTTGGGTCTTTCTTCCATTCCCTAACTACTCCcacccttttttgagacaaggtatcatcttatagcccaggcaggctggtcttgaacttaagGCAGTCGtattgcctcagtttctcaagtgCTAGGGATTACAggtcaccatacctggcctccATCCTTGCCCCTTGAGATAAACTCTATGAGGCCTCACTGATGGGGACTTGGGCTCCCGAGGTCCCTGGCTCCCTTgatgcttccttcttcctctatATCTTTACACAACACTTAACAGATGACATCAGAAAGAAGATGGAATGATAGCCCATGGTTGAGAAAACGTGTGCTTTTTGGTGAACTGGCCCACACACTTAGTGTGCACACTGGGAAAAGCAGGGCATGGTACCAaactgtccttttcttttctcatttgtttcttaTCAATCCATTCTGCCTCCAAAATGGGGCATTAGGAACTTCCTTCTCTGGATTTTTTTCACACTTCATTATCCCAGGGCTCTGGCTCCCAGCTGATTGGCCCTATCGCAGCAGTATGGTATGTGTGTAAGGGTGGGCTGGGATGTTCACTCTATCAGCATGGGACTTGAGAGCACTTTAGGGTCCTGATTGGAGGACTGCAGAGTGTTTCTGTGCTAGCAGACCCTCTGGCTCGTCAAAGGCTATCTTCTAGCAGCTCAGTTGAGGGTGGGTAAGCGCCTGCTCCAGCAAACGGTAAAGAATCCCAGAAGTCAGATCaacacccctccccactccctgcctAAATGAACCTGAAGGAGGAGTTTCTGTTCCTGGGAGCCCAGGGCCCCCAGTACAGGCTCCCCACACAAGCCCCAGGCTTGGTTTGTTCACCCTAGGAGGCTGCCAGTAGGATCTGGGAGCTTTTTCTCGAGGTTGCCTATATTCTTTTGTTCTCTGCCTGATACCTGGCCAGGCttccctgccccaacacccaggACTTTCCCTGGGGACTTTTAAGACCCTTCAACTCCTTCGTCTTCCTGCTGGGACCTTCCAGGTCACTGTACATCTAGACAACCCCTGTCACATGGAGGTAGAAGAGCCCTGAGGGCTGGGGACACTCTACTCAGGGCTACAGGACCCTCCACTAGACCAGCTGTCTGATGGCCAAAGTTTTTACACGTCCGAGGCAAAGCCAGGAAAACAAAGAGCGCAATAAACAAATGAACTTCCACAATGGCAAATGTGTTAGTTTTAAAGAGCCAATTTATTCATTGTgaatttccccctttctctgtcatacatgcatgaacacagGATCCACCTATCCTGTGACccctaatgctgagattataaatgTTAAGCCACCACACCGgccttttacatggatgctgggcatCGATTCAGCTCCTCATGTgtgtacagcaaacactttatctGTTAAGCCATCTCCTCGGCCTCCTGgccctcttttttttctggacaggatctcactgcGTAGTCCAAGCCGATCTTGAGTAGTCCAAGCCGATCttaatgattctcctgcctcagtctcctgtgcTGACATTGTAGGTAAGggccaccaaaaaacaaaatcaaataaacaaccAAAAGAGATGAGAGGTGATCAGGTTATggagacacccccacacacacacttccaggtTAGGTTAGGCAGAGCCCTCATAGAAGTGATTAGCAGCCCCACAACCGTGTGTGAGGGAACAAGTTTACAAACTTCCTTCAACCACATGAAGATTCCGTAACAAGGCGCCACCTGTGCAGCAGAGTATGTGCCCTCACTGGGTATTGAATCCATCGGTGCCATGAACTTGTACTTTCCAGCCTCTAGAATTGTGATGTTGGAATTTTTCACATGCTAGATGTATGCTACCACTCAGCGACGTCCCCAGTCCGGTCTCTGTCATTCAAAATCAGCCCTATATCAGGCATTTTGTTTTAGCAACAGGGACAAACTAAGACAGCACCCAAACACAGTCCTCCAAATTTCATGGATACAAATCCTGGTCATTTCAttttgttgagtgtgtgtgtgtgtgtgtgtgtgtgtgtgtgtgtgtgtgtgtgtccatgccaCAGTGTACGTGTGgttgtcagaagacaacttggagtGAGTTTTTCTttgcaccatgtgggttccagggattgaactcaggttatcaggcttggcagcaggtagcTTTACCTCATAAGCCATCTCACATGctcttttgagttttctttagcTTTGTTTTATGGTGTTGCTGTTGCCTTCCTTCCCCTTAAGTAATCACAACCCTTTCCCCAAGAAATCAACTCCTCTTGCTAATTTTGTTATCCACACACCAGCTATCTACAGCACTATGTGCTTAGGTTACAGCTAAAGGCTCATAACAACTACACACAGCAGGCACTGGTGCCTGCCCACTGTACACATGGGGGTCAGGCATAAGGTGACTAAATGTACCCAGGGTCATATCCCTGGAAAGTGGTAGAGGCAAGATTCGAACTCCAGAAGTTCACAAGTCTGTGTATCCCTCCAAACCAAGTTCCCCTCCTACTTACTGAAGAGACAGAAGTATTTGTGTCTGCTGATGAGAACATCCTGAACCCGGATAACTTTTGATCTGAATTGGTGTATCCATGTtaggtttcctttcttccttttcttcccccacgTTTCTGCCTATTTTGTACAATCTTGTCTTATGCTGAAGTTTGAACAAAGTTATCAGTTCTGCTCATGTTGCGGTTTGCTTCTCACTGGGTCTCGTGggttcattttcttctgctgaTGTCTCCCTGTCTTTGTTCCAGAGTGCTTCTGTGGGTGATAAGCCTCCTGAAGAAGTCTTTCATTCTCTAGTTAATATGAGGTTCCTCTAAACATTGcaggttttttttccatttcttcttgtactttctctttttcagagACTTGATGCCAGTTCTTATTCTCACTccttggtgatttcatttaggaCTTTTCTTTcctagcttgattttttttttgggggggtcctTTTTATTGTAGTGCTTGTTATTACGTCATAACAGAGTTATATGTTAATTGTACAAACACCCTGGTTGGCCTTTCCTGGGCCCtttctgtagcaggcttttttttttttcaagccatcaatcagctcccaaatcatgacgcagagacttaatattagttatgaatgttcggccttatcttatgcttgtcccactagctcttgtaAGTtcatttaacctgtttctcttcatctatattttCACTCGGggccttttatctttctttccttctgtatgtcctacatTTCCTGCTTCTTGTATCtggctggaggctgcctggctggccctgggtttctctccctttctccctcattctttcttctcctgaccctagatttctcctcctccttattctttctctctgccagccctgcctatccctttactgcctagctattagctATTCGgcattttattagaccagtcaggtgccttaggcaggcaaggtaaaacagcaacacatctttacataattaagcaaatgtagcataaacaaatgtaacatacctttacatagttaaagtaatattccacaccACCTTTCAAACTGAATTTCCACATTTTTGGTTTGAAATTTgggatactttcttttttcacttgtttgattCATATTTCCTCCCATTTTCTATTTTAGGTGACATCCAAAGTTTTAGTTGATCCccagaattaaaatatatatatggtcTGGGAATGGTAGTTCCTGCCTTTATTCCTTTATtctacttggaaggtagaggctaaaggatctctgtgagttccaggccaccctagTCTTATAGTGAGTTccaatttttaaattgcatttatttaatttgtatatgtgtattcattCCACAGCACATATATGGAAGACCTTTGGGAATCAATTCTTTCCACCGAGTtggcccagggatggaacttgcatcattaggcttggtggcaagagccttGCGCCACTAATCCGTCCTGCTGgtcttgttattttaatttttaaagcaaacacCATCCATATTTTGTGTGGTGCATGTTCTAAGAAAATGTGTGAGCTCCtgatgaaccagcctgcctccatcttaggcttgaaaaccatcttatagtaaagacacactaggttcattcctgtttatgatcaAATCTCTCTTTCTCAGGGATTGGGCTAAGCCCCACCTGTGACCTCAACTACAAATGgatctgtactgcctgttccaggaaacagcAACCATGCTTTTGTTTCAGGAAGTTGTTATGAccaacttgttatgcttatgttctgcttctgtaactCTGTCTATTTGCCTGCCCAATTCCCCATTTGTAAACTCCCTACTCctgagcccccaccccccaaaaaaaacccaactgatCTCTTTGAACCCTGCCTTAGGGGGAGACATCTCATGTACACgaataaaaaagcttgctttaatttggCCACAATGATGATTTGGGTTGGTGGGATTAACATTCTACCTTCTGGGTCACACACATTCTCAATGTGCTCTTGAAGTCATTCTAGTGAATGCCTATTATTTGCTAATCACATGTGTGCTTCTCAGTGAGTGACATCCTTCATGATTGTAGGACACTCTAAAGtcctattcttttttgttttgttttgttttgtttttttgagatagggtttctttgtgtagccctgactgtcctggaactcgctccgtagaccatgctggccttgaactcagagatctgctagcctctgcctcttgagtgctgggattaaaagcgtgtaccaccactgctggctaAAGTTGTATTCTTATCCAATAAGCAATTTTACAAGGGTCCTTTGGTatgttggggtttttatttttatttatttatttttcaagacagggtttctctgtgtagttttggtgcctatcctggatctcaatctgtagaccaggctggcctcgaactcacagagacctatctgcctggctcggcctcctgagtgctgggattaaagatgtgcaccaccaccacctagctgttGGGTTTTTAAAACACTGACtttcaggaagtagaagcaggctaatctctatgagttcaagactggcTTGGACTATAcgatgagttccaagccagccagggccacataagGAGACCccgtttcaaaaacaaaacaaaattgaaaggTTTTACTCTCTTTGCCTGGTACTTATGATTGGCAGCCTCTTAGATCTGAAGTTCTCTGAGTCTTTGTCTTCTCTGTACCTGCCTTGGAGAATGGCTATGAGGCAATCTAGGGCACTTGCTACAGTCTGATGCAATTGTCTTGCAAGTGTGGGTTCCGTACTGAGTGAGTTTCCTtgggtttttaaaagaaagtaatcTCTCTTCTCCTCCAAGGTATCACTAGCCACCAGCACTGTCCTTCTTTCCACCTGTGATTTCACGGCCCTGGCTCCCATTATAGGCCACCAGCTCTTCAGGAGAAGGGGATTGTGGGTATGTCTGACATTTGGTGTGCCTGCTGCGGCATCCTGAAAACTCACCTTCCCTTTCCTGTCCGCAGAAGCTCTTCTTCTAGAACTCTTCCACCCTTCGGTGAAAGGATGGTTTTTACTCTTTCATTTCTTAtccttttgtgtctgtgtggtgagacttgaactcagggccttgcgtgTGCCGGGCAAGCACTTTACGGAAGTGCTACTCCTTCAGTCTGTTTTCATTCCTCAGGGTCATCTACTGATAGGCATATTTGAGATGCGTATTTTCTtctctgacctttttttttttttgtatctgccATCCAtcctgaagaattttttttttgtgtgtgtgtaggtttaaTGCACCAAGGTCTCTTCGTGCTGTCCAACATGATtatgaacttttatttttaggCCTCTGTTAGTTTGAGATGGGTGGAAAGGAGGTGCTGGCTGCAGCACATATTCTGTGTCTCGTGTTTGTGGTAAACAGAGATATCCTGATCCTCAGTTGCTGTAAATACATTCTATCACACtgcaaggagaaaaaaagatgaagattCCAGATGTAATTCCATATTCTTATCAGCTGACCCAGCAATAGAGAGATTATATGCCCGATCACCCTGGCGGATCCAACACAATCACAAGGAATGTTAAAGAGGGAAGCGGGAGAATCAAGGTCAGCGCACTGTGTTGTGAGAAAGACCCAGGCAACCATTCCTGGCTGTGAAGATGGACGGGCACCAGGCCATTGAAGCAGACGGCCACTTGACTCTGGAAAGTACAAGGACAGGGATTCTCCCCAGGAGCCTTCACGAAGGACCTGAGCCCTGCGGACACCTGAGATCTGTTCGGGGCTTTTGACCTTGTTTTAAATATGGTGACTAAGTTCATGTCGTTTGACACAGCAGCGATGGGAAGGTAAGCCAGGGAATGTTGTACAGTGATGGCTGACTACTCTTCTCCCACAAGGCCTGTTCTTGGGGAAAGAGCCACACCTTTATGTTCTCTACCCTGAGATTAGCTTAGGATCTGACCATAGTCAAGGGTtgagaaaatattcaaagaatgAAGGAATCCTCTTAGCTGTTCTGTAGGGTGCTAGATCCCCCACTTTTATAAAGCCCCTACTTGCTTCCTTTCCCCAGCCTGAGTCCCCAAGCCCCATGTTCTCACTTTGTTCCAGAGTTTCCATTTCCTGTGGCCCAGGTCTCACTGTTAATTCTATCTGCTGCCCCCTCCTATACTGTGGCCCATTTCTCTCCATGGGTCCCTCTGTTTAGTTTATGCAGAACTGCAAAGTCTTGTCAAGCTGGGTGACCACCATAGGAAATTCCTATCTTGttgcttcctcttcttctggCTATTCTctggatccaacccagggccctgcacatgcTAGGCGAGTGCTGTATCATCCATTGCTTTCCCCAGGCCTCAGCTTCTCTGATTCAAATACAGCTGGTCTCTGCCTCTCGGGCTTTCCTCCGAATGCTCAAGTTCATCCCAGTCTCTCCAGGAACCAGGCTCAAGGTCAAACGCAAGTTCTCAGCCCGACCTCCTCCAGTGCTCCCGAATATTTGATTTTTACTAAACTCAGGCACCCTCCCCAACCCTCTTGTGGCCAGGCCTGGTAGCAGCGCCAAGAGACACAGTGAGGTAACTCATGGAGCAAGGGCTTCTTCTCACCACATAATCCTGTGGCTACGTGTACTACACACGAATGCTGCTCTTGAGCATAAACGTGTTTACCAAAACTATTTGTGGAAGCTGTGTTCttacttcttttccttctttccttggtcccctccccatcccaagCACAGACCAGGTGAATCAAAACAAGTAGCTCACCTAACTTTCCTCTCTACACCACTAACCCCTGTGTGAAAACTTCATTTTTGCAAGAATTCTTAAGTTTTGGCCTCTGATCTTCTATGGGATCAGAAGTAGAGAGGTCAGGGCAACAGCACACATTCTAAAGATGAACCATGACTTTGTTCCTCTGTGGCAGCCTCCTGGCTTTGCCATGCGTCAAGGTATCAGAAACAAGCAGGCTTTGGACCAGGCTCTCAGGTCTGAGTTCTCCTGGACCTGGCTTTTCATTCTGGTCTGAAGATATCCATTGCCTGCAGGCTAAGCTAGTGACTGTCCCACCTTTCTTTATCCCTGTTT includes the following:
- the Inha gene encoding inhibin alpha chain isoform X1; this encodes MVIQPSLLLLLLLTLQDGDSCQGPELVRELVLAKVKALILDALGPPAMAGEGGSPEIRRLPRRHALGGFMHRTSEPEEEDVSQVILFPATGATCEDQPAAGGLAQEAEEGLFTYVFRPSQHTRSHQVTSAQLWFHTGLDRKNTVASNSSRPLLDLLVLSSGGPTAVPVTLGQGPARWAVLHLEASALPLLTHPILVLLLRCPLCSCSARPETTPFLVAHTRARPPSAGERARRSTPSMPWPWSPAALRLLQRPPEEPAAHAHCHRAALNISFQELGWDRWIVHPPSFIFHYCHGSCGVPASDLPLPPVPGVPPTPAQPLFLVPGAKPCCAALPGSMRSLRVRTTSDGGYSFKYEMVPNLITQHCACI
- the Inha gene encoding inhibin alpha chain isoform X2: MAGEGGSPEIRRLPRRHALGGFMHRTSEPEEEDVSQVILFPATGATCEDQPAAGGLAQEAEEGLFTYVFRPSQHTRSHQVTSAQLWFHTGLDRKNTVASNSSRPLLDLLVLSSGGPTAVPVTLGQGPARWAVLHLEASALPLLTHPILVLLLRCPLCSCSARPETTPFLVAHTRARPPSAGERARRSTPSMPWPWSPAALRLLQRPPEEPAAHAHCHRAALNISFQELGWDRWIVHPPSFIFHYCHGSCGVPASDLPLPPVPGVPPTPAQPLFLVPGAKPCCAALPGSMRSLRVRTTSDGGYSFKYEMVPNLITQHCACI